One region of Athene noctua chromosome 18, bAthNoc1.hap1.1, whole genome shotgun sequence genomic DNA includes:
- the LOC141967785 gene encoding glutamine-rich protein 2-like has translation MERQREMIQEMLSRVTGQEQGWHQVQQQLSEEMDSKLDRLELGPFRQQLEEHCRSILEQLEEKAPLTEADDAAGTKKQVLAHFHCLSCDRPLSVLVPAPHIVANPYMPPLPPNFAGRSHAVPEVEQTPQHSHRELAAECGYPSVPRRCGGRHTLTHPLQRCPCPPPLPPGALRPLQPQTLLPTKHDEMELLGQDGHVYRGRRGRQLSVLVGKEGTAGPPSGRGSSGGEGGSGVGRVPSFPPPHVPPGSPQPSSLCSLLPNFPRAKPNLSPRQRDARDTGRLLSRPQSAVSSLSQPGTPASPETRTASSHGHLSQARGLLPPLRPLWDRSSTSEARQDWGSPTEPPPPPPPSRRAGISGQQQ, from the exons ATGGAGCGGCAGCGTGAGATGATCCAGGAGATGCTGAGCCGGgtgacggggcaggagcagggctggcaccaggtccagcagcagctcagtgaagagaTGGACTCCAAG CTGGACCGCCTGGAGCTGGGCCCTttccggcagcagctggaggagcactgcaggagcatccTGGAGCAGCTCGAGGAGAAGGCGCCGCTGACGGAGGCTGACGATGCAGCTGGGACGAAGAA gcaggtgctggcCCATTTCCACTGCTTGTCCTGCGACCGGCCCCTCAGCGTGCTGGTGCCTGCCCC gcacatcgTGGCCAACCCATAcatgccaccgctgccccccaacTTTGCCGGGCGCTCCCATGCTGTCCCTGAGGTGgagcaaacaccacagcacagccacag GGAGCTGGCGGCTGAGTGTGGGTACCCCAGCGTGCCACGGCGCTGCGGGGGCCGGCACACCCTCACCCacccgctgcagcgctgcccgtgccccccgcccctcccgcccggcgccctgcggccgctccagccccaaaccctgctccccaccaag cacgacGAGATGGAGCTGTTGGGCCAGGATGGCCACGTCTacaggggccggcggggcaggcAGCTGTCTGTGCTCGTGGGCAAGGAGGGTACGGCTGGGCCACCCTCAGGGAGAGGATCCAgcgggggtgaagggggcagtgGAGTGGGCAGGGTGCCCAGTTTTCCCCCCCCACATGttccccctggctccccccagcccagctccctctgctccctcctgccgaACTTCCCCAGGGCCAAGCCCAACCTGTCCCCGAGGCAGCGGGACGCCAGGGACACCGGCCGCCTGCTCTCCCGGCCCCAGAGTGCTGTGTCCTCGCTCAGCCAGCCAg gcacccccgccTCGCCAGAGACCAGGACAGCCTCCTCCCACGGCCACCTCTCCCAGGCACGGgggctcctcccgcccctccgGCCCTTGTGGGACAGATCCAGCACCTCGGAAGCCAGGCAGGACTGGGGGTCCCCGACCGAACCCCCACCACCTCCGCCACCAAGCAGGAGAGCAGGCATCTCTGGCCAGCAGCAATAA
- the LOC141967845 gene encoding phosphoribosyl pyrophosphate synthase-associated protein 1-like isoform X2 — protein sequence MMAKEKPPITVVGDVGGRIAIVVDDIIDDVESFVAAAEILKERGAYKIFVMATHGLLSADAPRLIEESSIDEILVIPAWTLPFPQLSACDRFLTAQTFYLPLSPS from the exons atgATGGCCAAGGAGAAACCGCCAATAACTGTGGTTGGAGACGTTGGAGGAAGAATTGCCATCGTTGTG GATGACATCATCGATGATGTGGAAAGCTTTGTagctgctgcagagatcctgAAAGAGCGTGGAGCCTACAAGATTTTTGTGATGGCTACTCACGGGCTCCTGTCAGCAGATGCCCCCCGTCTCATAGAGGAATCCTCCATCGATGAG atattagtcatccctgcctggacacttcccttcccacagctgagtgcatgtgatcgctttctcactgcacagaccttctacctgcccctctcccccagctga
- the LOC141967845 gene encoding phosphoribosyl pyrophosphate synthase-associated protein 1-like isoform X1, with amino-acid sequence MMAKEKPPITVVGDVGGRIAIVVDDIIDDVESFVAAAEILKERGAYKIFVMATHGLLSADAPRLIEESSIDEVVVTNTVPHEVQKLQCPKIKTVDISLILSEAIRRIHNGESMAYLFRNITVDD; translated from the exons atgATGGCCAAGGAGAAACCGCCAATAACTGTGGTTGGAGACGTTGGAGGAAGAATTGCCATCGTTGTG GATGACATCATCGATGATGTGGAAAGCTTTGTagctgctgcagagatcctgAAAGAGCGTGGAGCCTACAAGATTTTTGTGATGGCTACTCACGGGCTCCTGTCAGCAGATGCCCCCCGTCTCATAGAGGAATCCTCCATCGATGAG GTGGTAGTGACCAACACAGTTCCTCACGAGGTACAGAAGCTGCAGTGCCCCAAGATAAAGACTGTGGATATCAGTTTGATTCTCTCTGAAGCCATCCGACGAATCCACAATGGCGAGTCCATGGCCTATCTCTTTCGCAACATCACTGTCGATGACTAG